From the Prunus dulcis chromosome 4, ALMONDv2, whole genome shotgun sequence genome, one window contains:
- the LOC117624405 gene encoding UBP1-associated protein 2C encodes MDPSKKRKLDENGVVLDTDPSSIPKLSPEDARKLIERFNPDQLIDILQDAVTRHVDVLDAVRSIADLDASQRKLFIRGLGWDTTTEGLRALFSAYGELEEAIVILDKVTGKSRGYGFVTFRHVDGALLALKEPSKKIDGRMTVTQLAAAGNSSSNVSSNNAADVSLRKIYVANVPYDMPADKLLAHFSFYGEIEEGPLGFDKQTGKCKGYALFVYKTPEGAQAALVDPVKNIEGRQLTCKLAIDGKKGKPDGPGQGQGPGSGPNAHGDGMGLAQPSSIAGQYGGPGGIGSYGGFSGGHQGPPPLGHHPLGGPGLSSVGNQVNSGLGAGGGYGAGLGGPYGNYGGPGSVGYGLGGTGGLGGAGGGLGGAASGGGAPGGGVGTGSSLYGLAPSSAGLPSSRFPESGHYGLSSYQNQHHQQAGTSPMPRVPPGGMYPNVPPYY; translated from the coding sequence atGGATCCATCTAAGAAGCGAAAGCTGGACGAGAACGGCGTCGTTCTGGACACCGACCCCTCCTCCATCCCTAAACTCTCCCCTGAAGACGCTCGCAAGCTCATTGAGCGATTCAACCCCGATCAACTCATCGACATTCTCCAAGACGCCGTCACCCGCCACGTCGACGTCCTTGACGCCGTCCGATCGATCGCCGATCTCGACGCCTCGCAGCGCAAGCTCTTCATCCGAGGCCTCGGCTGGGACACCACCACCGAGGGCCTCCGCGCTCTGTTCTCCGCCTACGGCGAGCTCGAGGAGGCCATTGTCATCCTCGATAAGGTCACCGGAAAATCTAGGGGCTACGGCTTCGTCACATTTAGACACGTCGACGGCGCGCTCTTAGCCCTAAAAGAGCCGAGCAAAAAGATCGACGGTCGCATGACCGTGACTCAGCTCGCGGCCGCAGGGAATTCGAGCTCCAATGTCAGCTCCAACAACGCAGCCGACGTGTCGTTGCGGAAGATTTATGTAGCCAATGTGCCGTACGACATGCCGGCGGATAAGCTCTTGGcgcatttttctttctatggGGAGATAGAGGAGGGGCCGCTAGGGTTTGACAAGCAGACTGGGAAGTGCAAAGGGTACGCGCTGTTTGTGTATAAGACTCCGGAGGGCGCTCAGGCTGCGCTGGTCGATCCGGTGAAGAACATCGAGGGGAGACAATTGACTTGTAAATTGGCGATTGATGGGAAGAAGGGCAAGCCAGACGGGCCCGGTCAGGGTCAAGGACCTGGGAGTGGCCCTAATGCGCACGGGGATGGTATGGGGCTGGCACAACCGTCTTCGATTGCCGGGCAGTATGGCGGGCCCGGTGGGATTGGGTCGTATGGTGGGTTTTCCGGTGGGCACCAGGGCCCACCTCCGTTGGGTCATCATCCATTGGGTGGCCCCGGGCTGTCGTCTGTTGGAAATCAGGTGAATTCGGGTTTGGGTGCTGGTGGTGGGTATGGGGCCGGGTTGGGTGGGCCTTATGGTAATTACGGCGGTCCTGGTTCGGTGGGTTATGGTTTAGGTGGCACTGGTGGGTTGGGTGGAGCTGGTGGTGGACTTGGTGGTGCTGCGTCTGGTGGTGGAGCTCCCGGTGGCGGTGTGGGTACTGGGTCGTCTTTGTATGGATTGGCGCCAAGTTCAGCTGGGTTGCCCTCTAGTAGGTTCCCAGAGAGCGGGCACTACGGCTTGTCGTCCTATCAGAATCAGCACCACCAGCAAGCTGGAACATCACCCATGCCTAGGGTTCCGCCAGGGGGGATGTACCCGAATGTGCCACCTTATTACTGA
- the LOC117624229 gene encoding protein trichome birefringence-like 31, with product MIFITSPKMTRHQLSLDRRIQSLFPVALASLLVLGTARLVLDALKTNDSFVFQLYGRPRGQQRSPAVVVSPEDRIDESCNVFEGKWVWDNVSHLHYTEESCPYLVKQVTCQRNGRPDSYYKNWRWQPNDCNLPRFDPLKLMQILRGKRLMFVGDSVQRGQFESLVCMVQSIIPQGKKSLQRVPPRKIFKVEEFDASIEYYWAPFIVESISDHATKHTVLKRLVKLDSIAKHGKHWEGVDILVFESYVWWMHKPTINATYGSPDVQEYNVTTAYRLALQTWAEWLESSINPERQKVFFMSMSPTHLWSWEWKAGSDENCFNESYPIQGSYWGTGSNMEIMEMIHDQIQDLKVKVTFLNITQLSEYRKDAHTSIYGERKGKLLTKEQRSDPKNFADCIHWCLPGVPDTWNEILYAHLLKSHQNLL from the exons ATGATCTTCATCACCTCTCCCAAAATGACAAGGCACCAGCTCTCTCTTGACCGTCGAATCCAATCCCTCTTCCCGGTTGCGTTGGCTTCTCTGCTTGTCCTTGGGACTGCAAGACTAGTGCTCGACGCCTTGAAGACCAATGACAGCTTTGTCTTTCAGCTATATGGCAGGCCAAGAGGTCAACAACGGAGTCCGGCAGTTGTTGTTTCCCCTGAGGACAGGATTGATGAAAGTTGCAATGTGTTTGAAGGGAAATGGGTGTGGGACAATGTGTCCCATCTACACTATACAGAAGAGAGCTGTCCTTACTTGGTAAAGCAAGTTACCTGCCAAAGAAATGGTAGGCCTGATTCTTACTATAAGAATTGGAGGTGGCAACCTAATGACTGCAACCTCCCAAG GTTTGATCCATTGAAGCTAATGCAGATTTTGAGGGGTAAAAGGCTGATGTTTGTTGGAGACTCTGTACAGAGAGGGCAGTTTGAATCCCTAGTCTGTATGGTTCAATCTATAATTCCTCAAGGAAAGAAATCTCTCCAAAGGGTCCCTCCCAGAAAGATCTTCAAAGTTGAG GAGTTTGATGCATCCATTGAATACTATTGGGCTCCATTTATTGTGGAGTCGATTTCGGACCATGCAACAAAGCATACTGTACTGAAACGGCTGGTGAAGCTAGACTCTATAGCTAAGCATGGAAAACACTGGGAAGGAGTAGATATCTTGGTGTTCGAGAGCTATGTATGGTGGATGCACAAGCCTACCATCAATGCTAC ATATGGATCTCCTGATGTCCAAGAATATAATGTCACTACAGCATACAGACTGGCCTTACAAACTTGGGCAGAATGGTTGGAATCCAGCATCAACCCTGAGAGACAAAAGGTCTTCTTCATGAGTATGTCTCCAACACATTTATG GAGTTGGGAATGGAAGGCCGGAAGTGATGAGAACTGCTTCAACGAGTCTTACCCAATTCAAGGTTCATATTGGGGTACCGGTTCAAACATGGAAATCATGGAAATGATACACGACCAAATACAGGATTTGAAAGTGAAGGTAACATTTTTGAATATTACCCAGTTGTCAGAGTACCGAAAAGACGCACATACATCCATATACGGGGAACGCAAGGGGAAGCTCTTGACAAAGGAACAAAGATCTGATCCTAAAAATTTTGCTGATTGCATTCACTGGTGCCTACCTGGGGTTCCTGATACATGGAATGAAATTTTGTATGCACATTTGTTAAAGAGCCATCAAAATCTTTTGTAA
- the LOC117623778 gene encoding uncharacterized protein LOC117623778, giving the protein MPFFHLRLTAPHSTLNHVPLFGYVVEPTHFPQNTHHLNYHLPVLKNWPPLYAFVHSLPRFHSLGGMHISADMAEKFDILNICHSILGMNSYEKQSSMWEVQSMHHTDSPDSISKEEKERQRRKKIGLANKGRVPWNKGRKHSSETCKRIKQRTIEALKDPKVRKKMSEHPRPHSAESKAKMRSSLRRVWGQRLKWKRLREKYFLSWVESIAEAAKKGGSGQQDLCWDSYEKIHQELHLQQLQLAAEKKKEKAKERTKKRAMKAEQVKAKKMARLARERRKDGEVFDDTEGMTVLQGQNCKQRLMKLERKTSTNGQPAARGDIVMSQISAFEKLDLELIKREKMQKEVSFADQIRAAKNRRMELTMVASSSVHAANKKPGEYA; this is encoded by the exons ATGCCGTTCTTTCACCT GAGATTGACTGCTCCACACTCAACTCTCAATCACGTTCCGCTGTTTGGTTATGTGGTGGAACCCACTCACTTCCCACAGAACACACATCATTTGAATTATCATTTACCTGTTTTGAAGAATTGGCCTCCCTTGTATGCTTTTGTTCATTCATTGCCTAGATTTCATTCTTTGGGAGGCATGCACATTAGTGCTGACATGGCTGAGAAATTCGATATTCTCAACATCTGCCATTCTATACTTGGCATGAATTCATATGAGAAGCAAAGCTCGATGTGGGAGGTTCAATCGATGCATCATACTGACTCTCCAGACAGTATTAGcaaggaagagaaggaaagacAGAGACGAAAAAAAATAGGACTAGCCAACAAAGGGAGAGTACCATGGAACAAAGGCAGAAAACATAGTTCGG AGACTTGTAAGCGAATCAAACAGAGAACAATAGAAGCCTTAAAAGACCCCAAG GTTAGAAAGAAGATGTCTGAGCATCCCCGTCCTCATAG TGCCGAGTCCAAGGCAAAAATGCGTTCTTCACTTAGACGTGTTTGGGGACAGCGTTTAAAATGGAAACGATTGAGGGAGAAATATTTTCTGTCGTGGGTTGAAAGCATAGCAGAGGCGGCTAAGAAAGGTGGTAGCGGACAGCAAGATCTCTGTTGGGATAGCTATGAGAAGATACATCAAGAATTACATCTCCAACAGCTTCAACTGGCTgcggaaaagaaaaaggagaaggcGAAAGAGAGGACAAAGAAAAGAGCAATGAAAGCAGAACAAgttaaagcaaaaaaaatggCAAGGCTTGCTCGTGAGAGGAGAAAAGATGGAGAAGTCTTTGACGATACTGAAGGGATGACAGTTCTTCAAGGGCAGAATTGTAAGCAGAGATTAATGAAG CTTGAAAGAAAAACTTCAACAAATGGACAACCTGCTGCTCGAGGGGACATAGTCATGTCGCAAATCTCAGCTTTCGAGAAACTGGATCTAGAGCTTATAAAGAGGGAAAAAATGCAGAAAGAAGTTTCATTCGCAGACCAGATCAGAGCTGCCAAAAACAGAAGAATGGAATTAACTATGGTAGCCTCATCCTCTGTTCATGCAGCCAACAAGAAACCAGGGGAGTATGCTTAA
- the LOC117624228 gene encoding tRNA dimethylallyltransferase 9: MIISSSCVRAFCPRLPSSSKKRALRTAALVTFTIRRRRLSTACSVSAIKSKEKEKVIVLSGPTGAGKSRLALELAKRLNGEIISADSVQVYRGLDIGSAKPSPGDRQEVPHHLVDILHPSEDYSVGKFYEDARQATRSILDSGRVPIVTGGTGLYLRWLIYGKPDVPKASPDIASEVYSELADLQNNEDWEAAVQLVVKAGDPKAQFLPANDWYRLRRSLEIIKSSGSPPSAFQVPYDSFRKQCDSSIVDRHDINPSTDVVEEVKSKELDYDFICFFLSSKRVDLYRSIDCRCEDMLSGSDGILSEARWLLDSGLLPNSNSATRAIGYRQAMEYILMCRQQGGSSPREFFNLLSEFQKASRNFAKRQLTWFRNESIYHWLDASKPLETVLNFIYDAYHDKSENLVVPESLRMKKELSSRGEESELKGYRTQNRHFVRREDCSDILDWIRRTQGLNSES; the protein is encoded by the exons ATGATTATCAGTAGTAGTTGCGTGCGTGCATTTTGCCCGCGCCTCCCGTCGTCGTCGAAGAAGCGTGCCCTCCGGACGGCTGCGCTGGTGACTTTCACTATCCGCCGGCGACGTTTGAGCACCGCGTGCTCAGTTTCAGCCATCAAGAGtaaagagaaggagaaggtgATAGTCTTATCTGGGCCCACTGGAGCAGGGAAGAGCCGCCTGGCTTTGGAGCTCGCTAAGCGGCTCAATGGCGAGATTATCAGCGCCGACTCTGTTCAG GTATATCGGGGACTTGATATTGGATCTGCCAAGCCTTCCCCAGGTGATAGACAG GAGGTGCCGCATCATCTTGTTGATATTTTGCACCCATCTGAAG ACTATTCCGTCGGAAAATTTTATGAGGATGCAAGGCAAGCTACAAGATCTATTCTTGACAGTGGCCGTGTTCCCATAGTTACTGGTGGCACTGGATTGTACTTGCGCTG gctCATATACGGAAAACCAGATGTTCCCAAAGCGTCTCCAGATATTGCATCTGAAGTGTATTCTGAGTTAGCGGATCTGCAGAATAATGAAGACTGGGAAGCAGCTGTGCAGTTAGTGGTCAAAGCAGGTGACCCAAAGGCTCAATTTTTGCCTGCCAATGACTGGTATCGATTAAGACGCAGCCTTGAGATCATTAAG TCTAGTGGATCACCTCCATCGGCATTTCAAGTACCCTACGATTCTTTCCGGAAACAATGTGATTCTAGTATAGTTGACAGACATGACATCAATCCTTCTACTGATGTTGTGGAAGAAGTAAAATCAAAGGAATTGGACTATGATTTCATTTGCTTTTTCCTCTCAAGCAAAAGAGTTGATCTTTATAGATCAATTGACTGCCGATGTGAAGATATGCTGTCAG GAAGTGATGGTATCTTGTCTGAGGCTAGATGGCTTCTTGATAGCGGTCTTcttccaaattcaaattcagcAACCAGAGCAATTGGTTACAGACAA GCAATGGAGTATATATTGATGTGTAGGCAGCAAGGAGGTAGCTCTCCAAGAGAGTTCTTCAATCTTTTATCTGAATTTCAAAAAGCTTCTAG AAATTTTGCAAAACGGCAATTGACGTGGTTTCGTAACGAGAGTATCTATCACTGGCTTGATGCTTCCAAACCCTTG GAAACGGTGCTCAACTTCATTTATGATGCATACCAtgacaaaagtgaaaatttgGTTGTGCCTGAATCACTTAGAATGAAGAAAGAGTTATCAAGCCGTGGAGAAGAATCCGAACTAAAGGGCTATCGAACTCAAAATAG GCATTTTGTCAGACGTGAAGATTGCTCGGACATCCTAGACTGGATAAGGAGAACACAAGGCTTAAACAGTGAATCATAA
- the LOC117624227 gene encoding uncharacterized protein LOC117624227 has product MDLKKLKGMNWVGNIYQKFEAICQEVDDIVNQDTIKYVETQVQTVGKSVKKLCSDVVQDLIPPLGNPVNHDAQEVAITYNSTISTKSREDLEENSSDEIEKQSPAEPNVMDPVINQPSLVSSKHFLADQPSSPTSMDSSEVSESNVSVGKIREVFSNENSLGATEMKSPSEPHVMDPVTNQLSTMSCNYQLADQPSSPTSLDTLELSEYDLSVEKIDEVLTNEKSLDATEESPTECNVMDPVTNQPSLGSSKFYLADQPYSPTSMDTLVLSEAYFSIENQESLDATENQSPTEPNVMDPVTNQPSLISCKCHIADQQSAPISMDTLEVSESDFSARKIDEVLTNGISLDATKNQSPTEPSTMDHVANQLSLVSSKYHLADQLSSPTSINTLGVSESDLSVGKIDDNLTNENSDANNEEISIKMLDLTSPVMSEHFTESPFQVFAHSNYENRHTFLPEVAPISPAHGLEFESQQKYTVCSDEILSVSGASNTTTKMVFSDVSGEDTIAEMEIAPSSSCNAKESLRLFEYSPENLSLEAMCSHNYVEETGCVSDVSNEIPTSASPLTVSGKIKDVDMGLSSFRGVLSLEPVEEGTSRITLTLPLTVPSGKQQVQICESVQFDALNSFSDIGLSDESSCDFSHSSMETIDLHDKVKLEESCVIVDDSVLHAISCRTRKLRSYKKRIQDAFTSKKRLTKEYEQLAIWFGDTDINSSQETLSNMTNLQTHDACDSEWELL; this is encoded by the exons ATGgatttaaaaaaactcaaaggTATGAATTGGGTTGGAAACATTTACCAGAAATTTGAAGCAATCTGCCAGGAGGTGGATGATATTGTGAATCAG GATACAATTAAATATGTTGAAACCCAGGTGCAGACAGTGGGCAAGAGTGTGAAGAAACTCTGTTCTGATGTCGTCCAAGATTTAATTCCTCCTTTAGGGAATCCTGTTAATCATGACGCTCAAGAGGTGGCTATTACATATAATTCTACCATTAGTACTAAGTCAAGGGAAGACTTGGAGGAAAATTCTTCGgatgaaattgaaaagcaaTCACCTGCAGAGCCCAATGTAATGGATCCTGTGATAAACCAGCCGAGTCTTGTCTCTAGTAAACATTTCCTTGCAGATCAACCTAGTTCTCCAACATCAATGGATAGTTCTGAGGTGTCAGAGTCCAACGTATCTGTGGGAAAGATTCGTGAAGttttttcaaatgaaaattcttTAGGTGCAACTGAAATGAAATCACCTTCAGAGCCCCATGTAATGGATCCTGTGACAAACCAGCTGAGTACTATGTCTTGTAACTATCAACTGGCAGATCAACCTAGTTCTCCAACTTCATTGGATACTCTTGAGCTGTCAGAGTACGACTTGTCTGTGGAAAAGATAGATGAAGTTTTGACAAATGAAAAGTCTTTAGATGCAACAGAAGAATCACCTACAGAGTGCAATGTAATGGATCCTGTGACAAACCAGCCGAGTCTTGGCTCTAGTAAATTTTACCTTGCAGATCAACCTTATTCTCCAACTTCAATGGATACTCTTGTGCTTTCAGAGGCTTACTTTTCCATAGAAAATCAAGAGTCTTTAGATGCAACAGAAAATCAATCACCTACAGAGCCCAATGTAATGGATCCTGTGACAAACCAGCCGAGTCTCATCTCTTGTAAATGTCACATTGCAGATCAACAAAGTGCTCCAATTTCAATGGATACACTTGAGGTGTCTGAGTCTGACTTTTCTGCGAGAAAGATTGACGAAGTTTTGACAAATGGAATTTCTTTAGATGCAACTAAAAATCAATCACCTACAGAGCCCAGTACAATGGATCATGTGGCAAACCAGCTGAGTCTTGTCTCTTCTAAATATCACCTTGCAGATCAACTTAGTTCTCCAACTTCCATAAATACTCTTGGGGTGTCAGAGTCTGACTTGTCTGTGGGGAAGATTGATGATAATTTGACAAATGAAAACTCAGATGCAAATAATGAAGAAATTTCCATAAAAATGCTGGATTTAACTTCTCCTGTTATGTCAGAACACTTTACAGAGTCACCATTTCAGGTATTTGCTCACAGTAATTATGAAAATAGGCATACTTTTTTGCCTGAGGTTGCACCTATATCCCCAGCACATGGATTGGAGTTTGAATCCCAGCAAAAATATACTGTTTGTTCAGATGAAATTTTGAGTGTTTCTGGTGCTTCAAATACTACTACTAAAATGGTATTTTCAGATGTATCTGGGGAGGATACTATAGCGGAGATGGAAATTGCACCCTCCAGCAGCTGTAATGCAAAGGAATCACTTAGGCTCTTTGAATATTCACCTGAAAACTTATCCCTGGAAGCAATGTGTTCTCATAATTATGTTGAGGAGACTGGGTGTGTTTCTGATGTTTCTAATGAGATCCCAACATCTGCTTCACCGTTAACTGTGTCCGGTAAAATTAAGGATGTGGATATGGGACTTTCTTCATTCAGAGGTGTCCTATCACTGGAACCAGTTG AAGAAGGCACTTCCAGAATTACGTTGACCCTGCCTCTGACAGTACCATCTGGAAAACAGCAAGTTCAGATCTGCGAGTCTGTTCAATTTGATGCTCTTAATTCCTTTTCAGATATTG GCCTTTCAGATGAATCAAGTTGTGATTTTTCTCACTCTAGCATGGAAACCATTGATTTGCATGATAAGGTGAAGCTTGAGGAGAGCTGTGTCATTGTAGACGATAGCGTACTACATGCTATCTCTTGCAGAACAAGAAAGCTAAGATCATACAAG AAAAGAATCCAGGATGCTTTTACATCAAAGAAGAGGCTGACAAAGGAATATGAACAGCTAGCAATTTGGTTTGGGGACACTGATATAAACTCCAGCCAAGAAACACTCTCTAACATGACAAATTTGCAAACTCATGATGCCTGTGATTCTGAATGGGAGCTCCTTTAA